One Halosegnis longus DNA window includes the following coding sequences:
- the guaB gene encoding IMP dehydrogenase: MADDNRFSQKLDVPEALTFDDVLLRPKESRVEPDAADTSTRVSRNVELNVPVLSAAMDTVSEAPLATEMARQGGLGVIHRNMSVEETAEEVTEVKRADELIIRDVVTASPEMTVEEVDQLMGRSGVSGAPVVDEDNEVLGIISGTDIRPYIGIAEDDTVREAMTDEVITATEGIEAREALELMYEHKIERIPIVDDENRLTGLVTMKGILSRREYDDAARDEDGKLRVGVAVGPFETDRATAADEAGADIIFIDCAHAHNLNVLDAARDIKAEVAADVVVGNIGTREAAEAAVDFADGLKVGIGPGSICTTRVVSGAGMPQITAVAEVADVATREDVPVIADGGIRYSGDAIKAIAAGADAVMLGSYFAGTDEAPGRVITMQGKKYKQYRGMGSVGAMSEGGGDRYLKDADEDEEFVPEGVEAATPYKGSLESELHQLVGGMRSGMGYVGAETIPGFKQRAEFVRVSSAGQTEGHPHDVMITDEAPNYSPQE, encoded by the coding sequence ATGGCGGACGACAACAGATTCTCACAGAAGCTCGACGTACCAGAGGCGCTGACGTTCGACGACGTGCTCCTTCGACCCAAGGAGTCGCGCGTAGAGCCAGACGCGGCCGACACCAGCACCCGCGTCTCCCGCAACGTCGAACTGAACGTTCCCGTGCTCTCGGCGGCGATGGACACCGTCAGCGAGGCCCCCCTCGCGACGGAGATGGCCAGACAGGGCGGGCTCGGCGTCATCCACCGCAACATGAGCGTCGAGGAGACCGCCGAGGAGGTCACCGAGGTCAAGCGCGCGGACGAACTCATCATCCGTGACGTGGTCACCGCGTCGCCGGAGATGACCGTCGAGGAGGTCGACCAGCTGATGGGCCGGTCGGGCGTCTCGGGGGCACCGGTCGTCGACGAGGACAACGAGGTGCTCGGCATCATCTCCGGCACCGACATTCGCCCGTACATCGGCATCGCCGAGGACGATACCGTCCGGGAGGCGATGACCGACGAGGTCATCACGGCGACGGAGGGTATCGAGGCGCGGGAGGCGCTCGAACTGATGTACGAACACAAGATCGAGCGCATCCCGATTGTCGACGACGAGAACCGGCTCACCGGACTCGTCACGATGAAGGGGATTCTCTCCCGGCGCGAGTACGACGACGCCGCCCGCGACGAGGACGGCAAGCTCCGCGTCGGCGTCGCCGTCGGCCCGTTCGAGACGGACCGCGCGACCGCCGCCGACGAGGCCGGAGCCGACATCATCTTCATCGACTGTGCACACGCTCACAACCTCAACGTCCTCGACGCCGCCCGCGACATCAAGGCGGAAGTCGCGGCCGACGTGGTCGTCGGCAACATCGGGACGCGCGAGGCCGCCGAGGCCGCCGTCGACTTCGCGGACGGGCTGAAGGTCGGCATCGGTCCCGGCTCCATCTGTACGACTCGCGTCGTCTCCGGGGCGGGGATGCCACAGATTACGGCCGTCGCCGAGGTCGCAGACGTGGCCACCCGCGAGGACGTGCCCGTCATCGCCGACGGTGGAATTCGCTACTCCGGTGACGCCATCAAGGCAATCGCCGCGGGCGCGGACGCGGTCATGCTCGGCTCCTACTTCGCCGGCACCGACGAAGCGCCGGGTCGCGTCATCACGATGCAGGGCAAGAAGTACAAGCAGTACCGCGGTATGGGCAGCGTCGGCGCAATGTCCGAGGGCGGCGGCGACCGCTATCTGAAGGACGCCGACGAGGACGAGGAGTTCGTCCCCGAAGGCGTCGAAGCCGCAACCCCGTACAAGGGGTCGCTCGAATCCGAGCTTCACCAGCTCGTCGGCGGGATGCGCTCGGGGATGGGCTACGTCGGCGCGGAGACGATTCCCGGCTTCAAGCAGCGCGCCGAGTTCGTCCGCGTCTCCTCGGCCGGCCAGACGGAAGGCCACCCCCATGACGTGATGATTACCGACGAGGCACCGAACTACTCCCCGCAGGAGTAG
- a CDS encoding DUF5794 domain-containing protein codes for MSVSKHPVAVRLEQQVGKGTRLLATVMCLPLVDGIFPALVLAGALSTTLGIIEVGLLVFGGSATLAVVLAEMEGTRREQIQSILLVGVPLVVVAGVEAALAPTIANMLDIPTFERFAALVILAIAAKTASATVGEYLPSPGVIVGLGLVASFQPNSFELAFSANPEVVLRGMAAAGAGVTFALGAALFGPWLRGNVDIDRFRFGSAVALGVLPLSILGLIEANVPLALAVLAVTSLLSLDPQGAVDSMPVDDENTDETEEPPADPGANEQAPWL; via the coding sequence ATGAGCGTCTCGAAACATCCTGTCGCGGTTCGGCTCGAGCAACAGGTAGGGAAGGGGACGCGCCTGCTCGCGACGGTGATGTGTCTCCCGCTCGTCGACGGCATCTTCCCGGCGCTCGTCCTCGCTGGCGCGCTCTCCACCACCCTCGGTATCATCGAGGTCGGACTGCTCGTCTTCGGCGGCTCGGCGACGCTCGCCGTCGTGCTCGCCGAGATGGAAGGGACCCGCCGCGAACAGATTCAGTCGATTCTGCTCGTCGGGGTTCCACTCGTGGTCGTTGCCGGCGTCGAGGCTGCACTCGCCCCGACGATTGCGAACATGCTCGATATCCCGACGTTCGAGCGGTTCGCCGCGCTCGTCATCCTCGCTATCGCCGCCAAGACGGCGTCCGCGACGGTCGGGGAGTATCTCCCCTCGCCGGGCGTCATCGTCGGACTCGGATTAGTCGCCTCTTTCCAGCCCAACAGCTTCGAGTTGGCCTTCAGCGCGAACCCGGAGGTCGTGCTCCGCGGGATGGCCGCGGCCGGTGCGGGCGTGACGTTCGCGCTCGGCGCTGCCCTGTTCGGCCCGTGGCTCCGTGGGAACGTCGACATCGACCGGTTCCGCTTCGGCAGCGCGGTCGCGCTCGGCGTGCTCCCGCTGTCCATCCTCGGACTCATCGAGGCGAACGTGCCGCTTGCCCTCGCCGTGCTCGCGGTGACCTCCCTGCTCTCGCTCGACCCACAGGGCGCGGTCGATTCGATGCCGGTGGACGACGAGAACACCGACGAGACGGAGGAGCCGCCGGCCGACCCCGGCGCGAACGAGCAGGCCCCGTGGCTCTGA
- a CDS encoding DUF5795 family protein: MADNRVVEGRMVTPKKLAERIEGDSVMDAEGIEDADFDCPDCGESVLAVGYMPSVTSFHTGYKCQECPWSDIEE, translated from the coding sequence ATGGCAGACAACCGCGTCGTCGAGGGCCGGATGGTCACGCCGAAGAAGCTCGCCGAACGCATCGAGGGCGACTCCGTCATGGACGCCGAGGGAATCGAAGACGCGGACTTCGACTGCCCGGACTGCGGCGAGAGCGTCCTCGCCGTCGGCTACATGCCCAGCGTGACGAGCTTCCACACCGGCTACAAGTGCCAGGAGTGTCCGTGGTCGGACATCGAAGAGTAG
- a CDS encoding 2Fe-2S iron-sulfur cluster-binding protein, protein MTDHTVRVLDDGDATELTAADGQNLRELLLDAGFEVYAPAAKVANCGGRGLCATCGVRVHTADDTEPAADHWHDRLAARYGYPRLSCQLSVTEPLTVELIEKRYWGQLLPR, encoded by the coding sequence ATGACCGACCACACCGTCCGGGTGCTCGATGACGGCGACGCGACGGAGCTCACGGCGGCCGATGGCCAGAATCTGCGCGAACTCCTGCTCGATGCAGGGTTCGAGGTGTACGCGCCGGCCGCGAAGGTAGCCAACTGCGGCGGGCGCGGTCTCTGTGCGACCTGTGGTGTGCGCGTTCACACCGCCGACGACACCGAGCCGGCGGCCGACCACTGGCACGACAGGCTGGCGGCACGCTACGGCTATCCTCGGCTCTCGTGTCAGCTGTCGGTGACGGAGCCGCTGACCGTCGAACTCATCGAGAAGCGGTACTGGGGACAGCTGTTGCCGCGGTAG
- a CDS encoding PAS domain S-box protein: MEDDAAFAELVSVYLERDEDAISVHTAATPEEGRELLTAREIDCIVSDYDMPEMNGIEFLERVRETYPDLPFILYTGKGSEEVASEAISAGVTDYLQKERGTSQYTVLANRIHNAVEQYRSTRALESSRQRLSLLFEESPLGIIEWSESFEIARVNDSGREILGYEEGELAGTSWETIVADAERDEVGDIVEQLQSGDGGFHSINENVRADGESIICEWHNRLVTDDDGNVVTIFSQFQDITERQTRQRELEQHRALIHAANNAIITVDESNRVQSANAAVEEMFGYEPSELIGEPVTTLMNDDTATRHEAMFTRYLQTGEQTRAWNDIEVEGQHRDGSRVPLSVTFGEVVQGGERLFVGIIRDITEESEYRQELEWTNAVLSKLLETLPIGVLAEDESREILAANDHLLELFDIPEAADDLVGDDCERVASELSEQFADPDGFLERVNEIVGEDIPVDGEEVELADGRTFVRTHEPVELPDGNGHLWTYRDATAQRRRENRLEALNRTAQELINAESREAVAEIGVTAAQEVLGLNANAIHLVNADGTALVPAAGTESVYTLIGDPPAFTEGDSITWRVYETGEAVAIDDIHDDPDIYNPDSPIRSELYLPLGEYGILIAGSPTPDTFDEADLALGRLLAGSIVTALEQIEQLERLRDREQELSEQNERLDEFASIVSHDLRNPLNVAVGRVELARETGELDHLDAVERANERMSALIDDLLTLARQGSRVSDVEAVDLRGLASGCWANVSTADATLDLQTDRSISADRSRLQQLLENLMRNALDHAGDDVTVTIGDLDVGFYVEDDGPGVPAEIRGEIFDAGYSTDPSGTGFGLSIVEQIVSGHGWDITVTDGTDGGARFEITGVDFA, translated from the coding sequence GTGGAAGACGACGCCGCGTTCGCGGAGCTGGTGTCCGTCTATCTCGAGCGCGACGAGGACGCGATATCGGTACACACTGCGGCGACGCCCGAGGAGGGACGCGAGTTGTTGACAGCCAGGGAGATAGACTGTATCGTCTCCGACTACGACATGCCCGAGATGAACGGCATCGAGTTCCTGGAACGGGTCCGCGAGACGTATCCGGACCTTCCGTTCATTCTGTACACGGGCAAGGGGTCAGAAGAGGTTGCGAGCGAGGCGATCTCCGCCGGCGTGACCGATTATCTGCAAAAAGAGCGTGGGACGAGCCAGTACACGGTCTTGGCGAACCGGATTCACAACGCCGTCGAACAGTACCGGTCGACCCGGGCGCTCGAATCCAGTCGCCAGCGGCTCTCGCTGCTCTTCGAGGAGTCGCCACTCGGCATCATCGAGTGGTCGGAGTCGTTCGAAATCGCGCGCGTCAACGATTCCGGCAGGGAGATTCTCGGCTACGAGGAGGGCGAACTCGCCGGAACGTCCTGGGAGACAATCGTCGCCGACGCGGAGCGAGACGAGGTCGGCGATATCGTCGAACAGCTCCAGTCGGGCGACGGCGGCTTTCACAGCATCAACGAGAACGTCCGGGCCGACGGTGAGTCGATTATCTGCGAGTGGCACAACCGTCTCGTGACCGACGACGACGGCAACGTCGTCACGATATTCTCACAGTTTCAGGACATCACCGAGCGACAGACACGACAGAGAGAGCTAGAACAACACCGGGCGCTCATCCACGCCGCGAACAACGCGATTATCACCGTCGACGAGTCGAATCGCGTGCAGTCGGCGAACGCGGCGGTAGAAGAGATGTTCGGCTACGAGCCGTCGGAGCTCATCGGCGAGCCGGTGACGACGCTGATGAACGACGACACCGCAACGCGCCACGAGGCGATGTTCACGCGGTATCTGCAGACGGGCGAACAGACCCGAGCGTGGAACGACATCGAGGTCGAAGGGCAACACAGAGACGGGTCACGGGTTCCGCTTTCGGTCACGTTCGGCGAGGTCGTCCAGGGCGGCGAACGGCTGTTCGTCGGCATCATCCGCGATATCACCGAGGAAAGCGAGTACAGACAGGAGCTGGAGTGGACGAACGCGGTGCTCTCGAAGCTGTTGGAGACGCTGCCAATCGGCGTGCTCGCCGAAGACGAGTCGCGTGAGATTCTGGCGGCAAACGACCACCTGCTGGAGCTGTTTGATATCCCCGAGGCCGCGGACGACCTCGTCGGCGACGACTGTGAGCGGGTCGCCAGCGAACTCAGCGAGCAGTTCGCCGACCCCGACGGCTTCCTCGAACGCGTCAACGAGATCGTGGGAGAGGATATCCCGGTCGACGGCGAGGAAGTGGAACTCGCGGACGGTCGTACGTTCGTCCGGACTCACGAACCCGTGGAGCTGCCGGACGGGAACGGCCACCTGTGGACCTACCGTGACGCGACCGCACAGCGGCGGCGAGAAAACCGCCTGGAGGCGCTCAACCGGACGGCCCAGGAGCTAATCAACGCAGAGAGCCGCGAGGCGGTCGCGGAAATCGGTGTCACGGCCGCACAGGAGGTACTGGGGTTGAACGCGAACGCGATTCACCTCGTCAACGCCGACGGGACCGCTCTCGTTCCGGCTGCAGGAACCGAGTCGGTATACACGCTCATCGGTGACCCCCCGGCGTTCACAGAGGGAGACAGCATCACCTGGCGTGTGTACGAGACGGGCGAGGCGGTCGCGATTGACGATATCCACGACGACCCGGACATCTACAACCCCGACAGCCCGATTCGCAGCGAACTGTATCTCCCGCTGGGCGAGTACGGCATCCTCATCGCTGGCTCGCCGACGCCGGACACTTTCGACGAGGCGGACCTCGCGCTCGGGCGGCTGCTCGCGGGAAGCATCGTCACCGCGCTGGAACAGATCGAGCAACTGGAGCGGCTCCGGGACCGCGAGCAGGAGCTATCGGAGCAGAACGAACGGCTCGACGAGTTCGCCAGCATCGTCTCACACGACCTTCGCAACCCCCTGAACGTCGCAGTCGGGCGGGTCGAACTGGCACGAGAGACCGGCGAGTTGGACCACCTCGACGCGGTCGAGCGAGCCAACGAGCGGATGAGCGCGCTCATCGACGACCTGCTCACGCTCGCCCGCCAGGGGAGCCGCGTGAGCGACGTCGAAGCCGTCGACCTCCGCGGGCTCGCGAGCGGGTGTTGGGCCAACGTCTCCACCGCGGACGCGACGCTCGACCTGCAGACCGACCGGTCGATATCAGCCGACCGGAGCCGACTCCAGCAGCTACTGGAGAACCTGATGCGGAACGCCCTCGACCACGCCGGCGACGACGTGACAGTCACCATCGGTGACCTCGACGTTGGGTTCTACGTCGAGGACGACGGCCCGGGCGTTCCCGCCGAGATTCGCGGCGAGATATTCGACGCCGGCTACTCGACGGACCCGAGCGGGACCGGCTTCGGGCTGAGCATCGTCGAACAGATTGTCAGCGGCCACGGCTGGGATATCACGGTGACCGACGGGACCGACGGCGGTGCGCGCTTCGAGATAACGGGCGTCGACTTCGCGTGA
- a CDS encoding sensor histidine kinase: MFGLVAAVFVFATLAAGVGTIGLVWYLDRHRGSAGANWFIATLTAQVLVTLSYAVAMLVSQPTARAYLEALTWTGLAWMGPLFMGFALEYTGRERFVHTYGFGLILLVPTVTTALALTHPYHGLLWQGFELLSPFGLSGALYTIQPWGYLAVAVTFAAAAVGVLLLVETTLAYGTLYRREAAAIALSTVFPAIGIVTWVLRIGPYPELNLTPALLLPHSILDAYAFVGTHMFETNPTTQRAAERSALDDLEDPLFAVDTEQQVVNLNDRAETLFGVTDDDLLPVPVETLVGTSLDVMREVGEITVGGPDSRIFAVSYTELTDTHDTVVGGLVVLYDVTAERQQKQQLTVLNRVLRHNMRNEMTVIKGHANLIRDEIDDERLELPAEAIIDSSESLLSIAEKAQDFDRLRRRDPQVVEVDAVDLLADIRAELLDGFPDATIDLDVREDTQIQTDPGLLTVALSNLVENALDHGDESYASVSISQTQDGRAECVVADRNDRINEAELAPIRAGDETQLEHGSSIGLWIVTWSVTAMNADIDFDYDDGNVVTITLPDQR; this comes from the coding sequence GTGTTCGGACTCGTCGCCGCGGTGTTCGTCTTCGCCACGCTCGCGGCGGGAGTCGGGACTATCGGTCTCGTCTGGTATCTCGACCGCCACCGCGGCAGCGCCGGCGCAAACTGGTTCATCGCCACGCTCACCGCGCAGGTCCTCGTCACGCTCTCGTATGCCGTCGCGATGCTCGTCTCACAGCCGACGGCGCGCGCGTATCTCGAGGCGCTCACGTGGACCGGACTCGCGTGGATGGGACCGCTGTTCATGGGGTTCGCGCTCGAGTACACCGGCCGCGAGCGGTTCGTCCACACCTACGGGTTCGGGCTGATTCTCCTCGTCCCGACCGTGACGACGGCGCTCGCGCTCACGCACCCGTATCACGGTCTGCTCTGGCAGGGGTTCGAACTCCTCTCCCCGTTCGGGCTGTCGGGGGCGCTGTACACCATCCAGCCGTGGGGGTATCTCGCCGTCGCCGTCACCTTCGCCGCGGCCGCCGTCGGCGTGCTCCTGCTCGTGGAGACGACGCTCGCGTACGGAACGCTCTACCGGCGAGAGGCGGCCGCCATCGCGTTGAGTACCGTTTTCCCGGCCATCGGTATCGTCACGTGGGTGCTCCGCATCGGGCCGTATCCCGAGTTGAATCTGACGCCCGCCCTCCTGTTACCACATTCGATACTCGACGCGTACGCCTTCGTCGGCACCCACATGTTCGAGACGAATCCGACCACACAGCGGGCCGCAGAGCGCAGCGCGCTCGACGACCTCGAAGACCCGCTGTTCGCGGTCGACACCGAACAACAGGTCGTCAACCTCAACGACCGCGCCGAGACGCTGTTCGGCGTCACCGACGACGACCTGCTTCCGGTCCCGGTCGAGACGCTGGTCGGGACCTCTCTCGACGTGATGCGCGAAGTGGGCGAAATCACCGTCGGGGGTCCCGACAGCCGCATCTTCGCCGTCTCCTACACCGAGCTGACGGACACCCACGACACCGTCGTCGGCGGGTTGGTCGTCCTCTACGACGTGACGGCGGAACGCCAGCAGAAACAGCAGCTCACGGTACTCAACCGCGTGCTCCGACACAACATGCGCAACGAGATGACCGTCATCAAGGGCCACGCGAACCTCATCCGCGATGAAATCGACGACGAGCGGCTCGAACTCCCCGCCGAGGCCATCATCGACTCCAGCGAGAGTCTCCTCTCCATCGCCGAGAAGGCACAGGACTTCGACCGACTCAGACGGCGTGACCCCCAGGTCGTCGAGGTCGACGCGGTCGACCTCCTCGCCGACATTCGAGCGGAGCTCCTCGACGGGTTCCCCGACGCGACCATCGACCTCGACGTACGCGAGGACACACAGATTCAGACCGACCCCGGGCTGCTCACCGTCGCGCTCTCGAATCTCGTCGAGAACGCGCTCGACCACGGCGACGAATCGTACGCGTCGGTCAGTATCTCACAGACGCAAGACGGCCGCGCGGAGTGTGTCGTCGCCGACCGAAACGACCGCATCAACGAGGCCGAGCTCGCCCCCATTCGCGCCGGTGACGAGACGCAGCTAGAACACGGCAGCAGCATCGGTCTCTGGATCGTGACCTGGAGTGTCACCGCGATGAACGCCGACATCGACTTCGACTACGACGACGGCAACGTCGTCACGATTACGCTTCCCGACCAGAGATAG
- a CDS encoding FAD-binding domain-containing protein yields MTDGGDPPLDTMPLAPHIPSVPDEETGVVVWHRDELRTADHPALTAAARNADVLLPLFVFDPQFYADSGLACDDRLRFLHESLADLDEQYRHATADETGLSFAHGDPVEVLSRFHDAGWDVFAARGPTGRYGRDRDERAREAADVLFVSGDGLVRGTDETRDGWADHVESWFTDETLTWDPDGVELDHVPAELAPDAIEDAYGIDPTKTRVPTGGREAGVETLRSFTDRIESYPESISAPLAAREGTSGLSPYLRFGCLSVREVYQHVATNATADRAREMFTSRLYWNRHYKQKLEDWPGWLDEAANPVLAGFNADRYDPEFVTAWKEGKTGYPMVDAAMRCLAETGWLNFRMRAMCVSVYFHILQQPWKPGADWYHHHLIDSDPAINYTQWQSQCGLVGKPTLRFYNPRKQVRDHDPDGKWIRRWVPELADLPADHFPRPERTPIHVQESCGVKIGETYPYPLVEYESAKEEFWQRYDAVKPEAAARLGDEEIARRVSLSGGVPGAKRIADEHGDRERDRDGDTPRDSPRQTDLTRFE; encoded by the coding sequence ATGACCGATGGCGGCGACCCTCCGCTCGACACGATGCCGCTTGCGCCACACATTCCGTCCGTGCCGGACGAGGAGACGGGGGTCGTCGTCTGGCACCGCGACGAACTCCGGACTGCGGACCATCCCGCACTCACCGCCGCGGCCCGCAACGCCGACGTACTCTTGCCGCTGTTCGTCTTCGACCCGCAGTTTTACGCCGACAGCGGACTTGCCTGTGACGACCGACTCCGCTTCCTCCACGAGTCGCTCGCCGACCTCGACGAGCAGTACCGACACGCGACCGCAGACGAGACGGGGCTTTCGTTCGCCCACGGCGACCCCGTCGAGGTGTTGTCCCGGTTCCACGACGCGGGCTGGGACGTGTTCGCCGCGCGCGGCCCGACCGGCCGATACGGCCGCGACCGCGACGAGCGCGCCCGCGAGGCCGCCGACGTGTTGTTCGTCTCCGGTGACGGACTCGTGCGCGGGACCGACGAGACGCGCGACGGCTGGGCCGACCACGTCGAGTCGTGGTTCACCGACGAGACGCTGACCTGGGACCCCGACGGCGTCGAGTTAGACCACGTCCCCGCGGAGCTCGCGCCCGATGCTATCGAGGACGCGTACGGAATCGACCCGACGAAGACGCGCGTCCCGACCGGGGGCCGAGAAGCCGGCGTCGAGACGCTGCGTTCGTTCACCGACCGCATCGAGTCGTATCCGGAGAGCATCTCCGCCCCCCTCGCAGCGCGTGAAGGGACGAGCGGTCTCTCCCCGTATCTCCGCTTCGGCTGTCTCTCCGTGCGCGAGGTGTACCAACACGTCGCTACGAACGCCACCGCAGACCGCGCCCGCGAGATGTTCACCTCTCGACTCTACTGGAACCGCCACTACAAACAGAAGCTCGAAGACTGGCCCGGCTGGCTGGACGAGGCCGCCAATCCGGTACTCGCGGGGTTCAACGCCGACCGCTACGACCCCGAGTTCGTCACGGCGTGGAAGGAGGGAAAGACGGGGTATCCGATGGTCGACGCGGCGATGCGGTGTCTCGCCGAGACAGGGTGGCTGAACTTCCGGATGCGCGCGATGTGCGTCTCCGTCTACTTCCACATCCTCCAGCAGCCGTGGAAACCCGGCGCCGACTGGTATCACCACCACCTCATCGACTCGGATCCGGCCATCAACTATACGCAGTGGCAGTCCCAGTGCGGGCTCGTCGGGAAGCCGACGCTCCGCTTCTACAATCCGCGCAAGCAGGTGCGCGACCACGACCCCGACGGGAAGTGGATTCGCCGCTGGGTGCCCGAACTCGCCGACCTGCCCGCCGACCACTTCCCCCGGCCGGAACGCACCCCAATCCACGTGCAGGAGTCGTGTGGCGTGAAAATCGGGGAGACGTATCCGTATCCGCTGGTGGAGTACGAATCAGCGAAAGAGGAGTTCTGGCAGCGGTACGACGCGGTCAAACCCGAGGCCGCGGCCCGACTCGGCGACGAGGAGATTGCACGGCGCGTCTCGCTTTCCGGCGGCGTACCGGGTGCGAAACGCATCGCCGACGAGCACGGGGACCGCGAGCGCGACCGCGACGGCGACACGCCGCGTGACAGCCCCCGACAGACCGACCTGACGCGCTTCGAGTGA